The following are encoded together in the Vigna angularis cultivar LongXiaoDou No.4 chromosome 9, ASM1680809v1, whole genome shotgun sequence genome:
- the LOC108337574 gene encoding glyoxylate/hydroxypyruvate reductase HPR3: MEDQNLPHHTSQPPSTEDQNHCTTSDQQLQNLNLPKVLLHGPPGFSSVLQPPYSQKFHLLNPSSLPLHQFAATHPHHCATVAAVLCDGGYPLTLDMLSLLPSLRLVVTASAGTDHVDIDECRRRGIQVAGAGNLFSEDVADLAVALLIDVVMKISAADRSLRKRHVDSRAITLASKVSGKRVGIVGLGRIGLEVAHRLEALECMVSYNSRKQKPFVPYPFYSTVLELATNTNVLVLCCSLNDQTRHIINREVMLALGKGGVIVNVGRGALIDEKQLFNCLMEGEIGGAGLDVFENEPLVDEHFFSLDNVVLSPHAGFSTLDSYLAICQLLGLNLEAFFSNNPLITPVI, encoded by the exons ATGGAAGACCAAAACCTCCCTCACCACACTTCACAACCACCATCAACGGAAGACCAAAACCACTGTACGACAAGTGACCAACAGTTGCAAAACCTTAATCTCCCCAAAGTCCTTCTTCATGGTCCCCCAGGTTTTTCCTCTGTTCTCCAACCACCCTATTCCCAAAAGTTCCATCTTTTAAACCCCTCTTCGCTTCCACTTCACCAGTTTGCGGCCACCCACCCCCACCACTGCGCCACCGTGGCCGCCGTCCTCTGTGACGGGGGCTACCCCCTCACCCTCGACATGCTTAGTCTCCTCCCTTCGCTCCGCCTCGTTGTCACCGCCAGTGCCGGCACTGATCACGTCGACATCGACGAGTGCCGCCGCCGCGGAATTCAGGTTGCCGGTGCCGGAAATTTGTTTTCCGAGGACGTCGCCGATTTGGCGGTGGCTTTGTTGATCGACGTGGTGATGAAGATTTCTGCAGCGGATCGGAGTTTGAGAAAACGACACGTTGATTCACGAGCTATTACGCTTGCTTCCAAG GTATCAGGAAAGAGAGTTGGAATAGTAGGGTTGGGAAGAATAGGGTTAGAGGTGGCACATAGGCTTGAGGCCTTGGAGTGCATGGTCTCGTACAACTCTAGGAAGCAGAAACCCTTTGTTCCATACCCTTTCTATTCTACTGTTCTTGAACTTGCCACTAACACCAACGTCCTTGTTCTCTGTTGTTCCCTCAATGACCAAACACGCCACATCATCAACAGAGAAGTGATGCTGGCACTGGGAAAAGGAGGAGTTATTGTCAATGTGGGAAGAGGAGCTTTGATAGATGAAAAACAACTCTTCAACTGTTTGATGGAAGGTGAAATTGGAGGTGCTGGTTTGGATGTCTTTGAGAATGAGCCTCTTGTTGATGAACACTTCTTTTCCTTGGATAATGTAGTTCTATCACCACATGCAGGTTTTTCCACTTTAGACTCTTATCTTGCTATTTGCCAACTTCTCGGACTTAATTTGGAAGcttttttctctaataaccCTCTCATTACTCCTGTCATTTAG
- the LOC108337305 gene encoding UTP:RNA uridylyltransferase 1: protein MEVPPPDNWQWLTIDQYDGTTDPDEHVKVYVTHVSVYSTKDAIFCRAFPTSLKDEAFSWFSELPPMSINCFATLVARFGSRFASSRPDNVISTMALQYIRQEKGEALRTFMERFGKLALKIRNLCPQLALYCMMTALRPGPFLDSLAREPTTDLNELRQRAAEYIRLEEARELIGNMRAENSPTDKKAHDQYRHHKSLPRLKEIRQPRFNQYTQLNVTRLRALEEALNADLIQKPRKLATSPNADMSRHCRYHRKYGHETEECVALKDKIEELVQAGHLRQFVQRGEHGREGHRRLVESRRTIEDDSDDRTNSRQRRATREKDAISRDTDVLSVPFLAIYESLIPSEEEKKKQKQVVALLEKLVRKEWPAAKLHLYGSCANSFGVSKSDIDVCLAIEEASLDKAKIIRKLADILRSDNLKNVQALTRARVPIVKLMDPVTGISCDICINKLLAVVNTKLLRDYALIDSRLRQLAFIIKHWAMSRRVNETYQGTLSSYAYVLMCIHYLQMRRPAILPCLQEMETTYSVTVDDINCAFFDKVEKLRDFGRHNKETIAQLVRGFFHYWAYCLDYANSVISVRKGSIISKREKDWTRGIDNDRHLICIEDPFETSHDLGRVVDKYSIKVLREEFERAAEIMQNDPNPCIRLFKLYVPS, encoded by the exons ATGGAGGTGCCTCCGCCCGATAATTGGCAATGGTTAACTATTGACCAGTACGACGGTACCACGGATCCTGATGAGCATGTTAAAGTGTACGTTACTCATGTTAGCGTATATAGTACGAAAGATGCAATTTTCTGTCGAGCCTTTCCCACTTCCCTAAAAGATGAAGCCTTTAGTTGGTTTTCAGAGCTCCCTCCCATGTCAATCAATTGTTTTGCCACATTGGTAGCTCGGTTTGGCTCCCGGTTTGCGAGCAGTCGCCCAGATAATGTTATCTCAACTATGGCTCTGCAATATATTCGGCAAGAGAAAGGAGAGGCACTTAGGACCTTCATGGAACGGTTTGGAAAGCTGGCGTTGAAAATCAGGAATCTTTGTCCTCAATTAGCATTGTATTGCATGATGACAGCGTTAAGACCTGGGCCCTTTCTAGACAGCTTAGCCAGGGAGCCGACGACCGACCTCAACGAGCTGAGACAGAGGGCGGCGGAATATATTCGGTTGGAGGAGGCCAGGGAGCTTATAGGAAATATGAGGGCTGAGAACAGCCCAACTGACAAGAAAGCTCATGACCAATATAGACATCACAAATCTTTACCTCGGCTTAAGGAGATAAGACAACCTCGATTCAATCAATACACGCAGTTGAATGTAACAAGATTGCGCGCCTTGGAAGAGGCTCTTAATGCGGATCTTATACAAAAACCAAGGAAATTAGCCACATCGCCGAATGCTGACATGTCTAGGCATTGTCGGTATCACCGAAAGTATGGGCATGAAACGGAAGAGTGTGTGGCCTTGAAAGACAAAATAGAAGAGCTTGTACAAGCGGGACACCTCAGACAGTTTGTCCAAAGAGGGGAGCATGGTCGCGAAGGCCACAGGCGACTAGTAGAGTCAAGAAGAACGATAGAGGATGACTCTGATGACAGGACTAACTCAAGGCAACGCCGCGCTACTCGAGAGAAG GATGCCATATCAAGGGACACTGATGTTCTTAGTGTTCCTTTCCTTGCAATATATGAGTCTCTAATACcttctgaagaagaaaagaagaagcaaaagcaagtAGTGGCATTATTGGAGAAATTAGTTAGAAAAGAATGGCCAGCAGCTAAGCTTCATCTCTATGGATCATGTGCTAATTCGTTTGGTGTTTCTAAAAGTGACATTGATGTTTGCCTTGCTATTGAGGAAGCAAGTCTGGACAAAGCTAAGATTATAAGGAAATTGGCGGATATTTTGCGATCAGATAATCTGAAGAATGTGCAG GCATTAACACGTGCACGGGTTCCCATAGTAAAGCTCATGGATCCAGTGACAGGAATCTCTTGTGACATATGCATTAACAAACTTCTAGCTGTTGTGAATACAAAGCTTCTTCGGGATTATGCACTCATAGATTCAAGGTTACGGCAGCTAGCCTTCATTATCAAACATTGGGCTATGTCAAGAAGAGTCAATGAAACTTACCAAGGAACTTTGTCTAGCTATGC gtATGTTTTGATGTGCATTCATTATTTACAAATGAGAAGACCTGCCATCCTTCCATGCTTGCAG GAGATGGAGACAACGTATTCTGTGACTGTGGATGATATTAATTGTGCTTTCTTTGATAAAGTTGAAAAACTTAGAGATTTTGGTCGCCACAACAAGGAAACAATTGCTCAGCTTGTGCGTGGATTTTTCCACTATTGGGCATATTGTCTTGATTATGCAAATTCTGTTATATCTGTACGCAAAGGAAGCATTATCAG CAAACGAGAGAAGGACTGGACTAGAGGGATTGACAATGATCGGCATTTGATATGTATAGAGGATCCTTTTGAAACATCTCATGATCTTGGGCGAGTGGTAGATAAATATAGCATCAAAGTTCTGAGGGAAGAGTTTGAACGCGCTGCTGAAATTATGCAGAATGATCCAAATCCGTGTATTAGACTTTTTAAGCTCTATGTTCCCAGTTGA